One Phycisphaerae bacterium RAS2 DNA window includes the following coding sequences:
- the pheT gene encoding Phenylalanine--tRNA ligase beta subunit yields the protein MLISLNWLRDFVEVPHSVDPKELALQFTITTAEVEGVEHLTPNWQGLVAGRIESLAPIPSEAKLQKATVLTDRAHETLTTAPGLKVGDVVVFAPPGATVGGHMIGTKDPQGRAAEGMIVAGQAVGLMQIGANALFCPPGTAPGSPIDPAPFDDWIIEVDNKSITHRPDCWGHYGIAREVAAMLSLPLRPYDVTPEVQLACGLPAIAIEIDDPEKCPRYSGLLMKGLRAQPSPLWMQVRLAHCGMRPIDLIVDLTNYVMLELGQPMHAFDGEKVSNIQVAAAGKGDTFKTLDGVTRKLPDDTLMIQCGRRNVAIAGVMGGAESEVSASTQTVLLESANFDAPTIRRAATAMGHRTEASARFEKSLDPANTVLGIARFHKLAESQLPGLTLASSLSDCYPRPRTPPVITLDCDYATRLIGQTVTPQRVTEILTKLAFNCGQDGSKVHVTPPSWRATKDISIEADVIEEVARFIGYNNIEPKLPTMTARHFEPSPDLALEHRTLDYLCVGGDYSEVFNYIWYEDDWCRRLGFDTGDCITLMNPAAEGCARLRRTLVPGLLAMADRNRHHFARFSLCEVGSVFFTGQKEVETSQQRNLGLLAAEAGRKADGIVWDRLRAALDGWARQVIDTTIEFRAASGAAPWEDADRTAAICIGGEVIGRVSVVPLACRLKMDERLKAWAFATAELNLSAAAAKLGRPAKLPQVPRFPQVELDFSVLADSKSRWEALRAKLGAYRHGLLRRVSFVESYEGGAIPAGQRSLTLRAQIGHGERTLTDDEIQSFVSDFKAHLSASGLTLRA from the coding sequence ATGTTGATTTCGCTCAACTGGTTACGCGATTTCGTGGAGGTGCCGCATTCGGTCGATCCGAAGGAGCTGGCCCTTCAGTTCACGATCACGACGGCCGAGGTGGAAGGCGTCGAACATCTCACGCCGAACTGGCAGGGGTTGGTGGCGGGGCGGATTGAGTCCCTCGCGCCGATACCGAGCGAAGCAAAACTGCAAAAGGCGACGGTCCTGACCGATCGCGCTCACGAAACGCTGACCACCGCGCCGGGGTTGAAGGTCGGCGACGTGGTGGTGTTCGCGCCGCCGGGAGCAACAGTCGGCGGGCACATGATCGGCACGAAGGATCCGCAGGGCCGCGCGGCCGAAGGGATGATCGTCGCCGGGCAGGCGGTCGGACTGATGCAGATCGGCGCGAATGCGTTGTTTTGCCCGCCGGGGACCGCGCCGGGTTCACCGATCGATCCCGCGCCGTTTGATGACTGGATCATCGAAGTTGATAACAAGTCCATCACGCACCGGCCTGATTGCTGGGGTCATTACGGCATCGCGCGCGAGGTGGCGGCGATGCTGTCGCTGCCATTACGACCGTATGACGTGACGCCAGAGGTGCAACTGGCGTGCGGGCTGCCGGCGATCGCGATTGAGATTGACGACCCCGAAAAGTGCCCGCGGTATTCAGGCCTGTTGATGAAGGGGCTTCGGGCGCAGCCGTCGCCGCTGTGGATGCAGGTGCGGCTGGCGCACTGCGGCATGCGACCGATCGATCTGATCGTGGACCTGACGAACTACGTGATGCTGGAGCTAGGCCAGCCGATGCACGCCTTCGACGGGGAGAAGGTTTCGAACATTCAGGTTGCCGCCGCCGGCAAAGGTGACACATTTAAGACACTCGACGGCGTGACGCGCAAGCTGCCCGACGACACGTTGATGATTCAGTGCGGCCGCAGGAACGTGGCGATCGCCGGGGTGATGGGCGGGGCCGAGTCGGAGGTGAGCGCGTCGACGCAGACGGTGCTGCTGGAGAGCGCGAACTTCGATGCTCCGACGATCCGCCGCGCGGCGACGGCGATGGGCCACCGCACCGAGGCGAGCGCGCGGTTTGAGAAGTCGCTCGACCCCGCGAACACGGTGCTGGGCATTGCGCGGTTTCACAAGCTGGCGGAGTCGCAACTGCCGGGCCTGACGCTGGCGAGTTCACTAAGCGACTGTTACCCGCGCCCGCGCACGCCACCCGTGATCACGCTGGACTGCGACTACGCGACGAGGCTGATCGGCCAGACAGTGACGCCGCAGCGCGTGACGGAGATCCTCACGAAATTGGCGTTCAACTGCGGCCAGGACGGTTCGAAGGTTCACGTCACGCCGCCGAGTTGGCGCGCGACGAAGGATATCTCCATCGAGGCCGATGTGATCGAGGAGGTTGCGCGGTTCATCGGCTACAACAACATCGAGCCGAAGCTGCCCACGATGACGGCGCGGCACTTCGAGCCGTCACCCGACCTGGCACTGGAGCATCGCACGCTCGACTATCTTTGCGTCGGCGGCGACTACAGCGAAGTATTCAATTACATCTGGTACGAAGACGACTGGTGTCGGCGGCTGGGTTTCGATACCGGAGACTGCATCACGCTCATGAATCCGGCGGCCGAGGGGTGTGCGCGACTGCGGAGGACGCTCGTGCCCGGCCTGTTGGCGATGGCGGATCGAAATCGCCACCATTTCGCGCGGTTCAGCCTGTGCGAAGTCGGCAGCGTCTTCTTCACCGGACAGAAGGAAGTCGAGACCAGCCAGCAGCGCAATCTCGGATTGCTGGCGGCCGAGGCGGGCCGCAAGGCGGACGGCATCGTGTGGGACCGCCTTCGCGCGGCGCTGGACGGTTGGGCGAGGCAGGTGATTGATACAACAATCGAGTTTCGGGCCGCGTCGGGAGCGGCTCCCTGGGAAGACGCCGACCGCACGGCAGCGATCTGCATCGGCGGCGAAGTCATTGGTCGTGTGTCGGTCGTGCCGCTCGCCTGTCGATTGAAGATGGACGAGCGGTTGAAGGCGTGGGCTTTTGCGACGGCGGAGCTGAACCTGTCGGCCGCGGCGGCGAAGCTGGGGCGGCCTGCGAAGCTGCCGCAGGTGCCGCGTTTCCCGCAGGTGGAGCTGGATTTCAGCGTGCTGGCTGATTCGAAGTCGCGCTGGGAAGCATTGCGGGCGAAGCTGGGGGCGTATCGTCACGGCCTGCTGCGTCGCGTGTCCTTTGTCGAGTCGTACGAGGGCGGCGCCATCCCCGCGGGCCAGCGCAGCCTGACGCTTCGCGCCCAGATCGGTCATGGCGAGCGCACGCTGACGGATGACGAGATTCAATCGTTCGTGAGCGATTTCAAGGCGCATCTGTCGGCAAGCGGGCTGACGCTTCGCGCCTGA
- the cat1 gene encoding Succinyl-CoA:coenzyme A transferase, giving the protein MTEQPDWQTRYAEKVATASQAVRAVKDGHRVFIGSGCAVPLDLVAALCQRDDIADIELVHLMTLGGAPYAEAPLAGRFRHNALFMGPNIRDAVNEGLADYTPIFLSEVPSLFRTGRMMIHVAMINVSPPDEHGYCSYGVATDVIKAAAETAQVVVAQVNSNMPRALGDCFIHVRDIDVLVPTAHPLPEIRFGQPDELSRRIARHIANLVEDGATLQLGIGAIPDAVLHFLTEFRDLGIHTEMFSDGIIPLVEKGVITNAEKTLHRGKIIASFVLGTRRLFDFIDNNPLVEFHPTEYVNDPYIVAKNDKMITINGAIEVDLTGQVVADSIGTTFYSGIGGQVDFTRGAARSKGGKPIIALPSTAAGGGVSRIVPFLKPGAGVVTSRGDVHYVVTEHGIAFLHGKSVRERALALINIADPRFRPWLLAEAKARHLIYADQIEMPFKMPIYPEELERWIDLRGGKRAFLRPLKLTDEPKLREMFYKLSPESIHYRFFRMIKAMPHEKLQEFLRVDYDADMALVVLDSQKEDAEMIAIAHYAKDPRTNFADAAFLIRDDFQGRGIGTALLNTLVEAARSRRIAGLTADVLIGNQGMLRVFHKCGFKVESELLNGAYHLTIPFDTKKPKIDRKEGEASLPAQA; this is encoded by the coding sequence GTGACCGAACAACCCGACTGGCAAACCCGATACGCCGAGAAAGTCGCCACCGCATCGCAGGCCGTTCGCGCGGTGAAGGACGGCCACCGCGTTTTCATCGGCTCAGGCTGCGCCGTGCCGCTGGACCTCGTGGCAGCGCTGTGCCAGCGCGACGACATCGCCGACATCGAGCTGGTCCACCTGATGACTTTGGGCGGCGCGCCGTATGCCGAAGCGCCGCTGGCCGGGCGATTTCGGCACAACGCTCTCTTCATGGGGCCGAACATCCGCGACGCGGTCAACGAGGGCCTCGCCGATTACACGCCGATCTTTCTCTCCGAGGTGCCGTCGCTTTTTCGCACGGGCCGGATGATGATCCACGTGGCGATGATCAACGTGAGCCCGCCGGACGAACACGGCTATTGCAGCTACGGCGTCGCCACCGATGTGATCAAGGCCGCCGCCGAGACCGCGCAGGTCGTCGTGGCGCAGGTCAACTCCAACATGCCGCGGGCCCTGGGCGACTGTTTCATTCATGTGCGTGACATCGACGTGCTCGTCCCGACGGCGCACCCGCTGCCGGAGATTCGCTTCGGGCAGCCCGACGAACTCTCCCGCCGAATCGCCCGGCACATCGCCAACCTCGTCGAGGACGGCGCGACGCTGCAACTGGGCATCGGCGCGATTCCCGATGCCGTGCTGCACTTTCTCACCGAGTTTCGCGATCTGGGCATCCACACCGAGATGTTCAGCGATGGCATCATCCCGCTCGTGGAGAAGGGCGTCATCACCAACGCGGAGAAGACGCTGCACCGCGGCAAGATCATCGCCAGCTTCGTCCTCGGCACCCGAAGGCTGTTCGATTTCATCGACAACAATCCGCTGGTCGAGTTTCACCCGACCGAGTACGTCAACGACCCATACATCGTCGCCAAGAATGACAAGATGATCACCATCAACGGCGCGATCGAAGTCGATCTCACCGGCCAGGTCGTCGCCGACTCCATCGGCACGACGTTCTACAGCGGCATCGGCGGGCAAGTCGACTTCACGCGCGGCGCGGCCCGCTCCAAGGGCGGCAAGCCGATCATCGCTTTGCCCTCGACGGCGGCGGGCGGCGGCGTCTCACGCATCGTGCCGTTCCTCAAGCCGGGCGCGGGCGTCGTCACGAGCCGGGGCGATGTGCATTACGTTGTCACCGAGCACGGCATCGCATTCCTGCACGGCAAGAGCGTCCGCGAGCGAGCGCTGGCCCTGATCAACATCGCTGATCCCCGATTTCGACCGTGGCTGCTGGCCGAGGCGAAGGCGCGGCACCTGATCTACGCCGACCAGATCGAAATGCCGTTCAAGATGCCGATCTATCCCGAAGAGCTGGAGCGGTGGATCGATCTGCGCGGCGGCAAGCGGGCATTCCTGCGGCCGTTGAAGCTGACCGACGAGCCGAAGCTGCGGGAGATGTTCTACAAGCTCTCGCCCGAGTCGATTCACTATCGCTTTTTCCGCATGATCAAGGCAATGCCGCACGAGAAGCTGCAGGAGTTCCTGCGTGTGGACTACGACGCCGACATGGCGCTCGTCGTGCTCGATTCCCAGAAGGAAGACGCCGAGATGATCGCCATCGCGCACTACGCGAAAGACCCTCGCACCAACTTCGCCGACGCTGCGTTTCTCATTCGTGACGACTTCCAGGGCCGCGGCATCGGGACGGCGCTGCTCAACACGCTGGTCGAGGCGGCGCGGTCCCGGCGCATCGCCGGCCTGACGGCCGATGTGCTGATCGGCAATCAGGGCATGCTGCGAGTCTTTCATAAGTGCGGCTTCAAGGTCGAAAGCGAGCTACTGAATGGAGCGTATCACCTGACGATTCCGTTCGACACAAAGAAGCCGAAGATCGACCGTAAGGAAGGCGAAGCGTCGCTGCCGGCACAGGCGTAG